The Mycobacteriales bacterium genomic interval GATCGTCGCCGCCTCCGCCGCCGCGCATGCTGGTGAGGAGCAGCGCACCGCCGACGACCACGACGGCGATGAGCGCGATGACGATGAGGAGCGCGGCCAGGCTGCGCTTGCGCCGGTCGGCCCGGGGGCGCTCGCCCTGGAAGTCCAGCGGCGAGGCCGGGGTGTGGGCCCGGAACGCACGGGCCGGCTGCTGCTCGGCCGAGGTGCCCTGCGGGCGGCCGAACGGCAGCGGCGCGATCATCTGGGTCGGCAGCTCGGACTCGGCCGTGGTCCCGCTTCCGTACGCCCCGTACGCGGGCGGGCGGGGCGCGGCCGGCGGGCGGCGGGTCGGCACCGGGATCGTGACCGTGGGTTCGGAGTCGATGTCCGGCCGGGGGCCGGTGACCGGCTCGTCGGCGATGTCCCCGGCGTGCTGGCCGTCGTCCACCGGAGCAACGGCCCGCCCGATGAGCGGCGCGTCCGCCGGCGGGCCCCCGGCCCGCGAGCCCGCCGCCCGCGAGGCCGCCGCCTCCGCCGGACCACCGGCCCGGGAGGTCGACGCGTTCGCGGGTGAGACCGACGCGGGCGGCGGGGCGGTCGCCGCGGCGCTCGGTTCGGGCGGCAGGCCCAGGTCGGTCCGGGTGTCGCCGTCGAAGTCGTCCTCGACGAGATCCGGGTCGGCGACGTCCGGGTCGAGCAGGTCGGCGTCGTCGGCCAGCGCCTCCCGGCCCTGCTCGGCCACCGGCGTGCTCGCGACCGACTCCTCGGCCGGCGGCATCTCGACCGGCCCCAGCTCGACCGGCGCCAGTTCCTCCGGAACCTCGTCCGCCTCGTCCGCCCGCCCGGAGTCCGGCAGAACGGAGTCCGGCAGGACGGAGTCCGGCAGAACGGAGTCCGGCAGAACGGAGTCCGCCCGCCCGGAGTCCGGCAGGACGGGGTCCGGCCGCCCGGCGTCCCGAGTCCGCGCGTCCCGCGGTCCGGCGTCGGGCGCAGCGGGCGCGGAAGCAGCGGGCGCAGCGGGCGCAGCGGGCGCGGGAGCGGTCGGTCCGGCCTGCTCGGCGGCCGCCGGCTGGACCGCCGGCGTCGAGGGCGCCTCGACCGAGTCCTCAGCCGCCTCGCCCGACCGCCGCAACGCCACCGCCCCGGCACCAGCCGCGGCCGCAGCCCCGGCAGGAACCCCGGCGGCGGCACCGTTCCGGCCCGCGTCACGCGCGGCCGCGGCGGCCGGCGCGGCGGACGTACCGCCGCCGTTTCCGGGCGCCCCGTCGCGCGGCTCACCCTGCCGGTAGACCGGGACGAGCAGGTCGGCCAACGCCGGCCCGGACGGCGCCGGGGGAGCGGGCGCCGGTTCGGGACCGGGCGCCGGTGTCCGGCCCAGCGACGGCGAGGAGACCGCGCGCGGCCCCGCCGGCGGCGCCTCGGTGTCGTTCCCGCCCCGCAGCACGTCCAGCAGCGCCCGCCGCGCCTCCACCGGCTTGGCCCGCTTGAGCGGGTCCTTCTCCAGCATCGCGTCCAGCGCCGGGATCAACGCCCCCGCCCGGACGTACGGCGTCGGCGGATCCTGCACGACCTTGGCCAACGTCTCCATCGCGTCGCCGCCGGAGAACGGCGCGCGGCCCTCGACCGACGCGTACAGCGTGGCGCCGAGACCCCAGAGGTCGGCCGGCGCACCCGCCTCCTGACCCTTGATGATCTCCGGCGCTATGTAGGACGGCGAGCCCACCAGCAGCCCGGTCCCGGTGATCGTGTCGTCGCCGACGGCCCGGGCGATGCCGAAGTCGGTGAGCTTCACCCGGCCGTCGTCGAGCAGCAGGATGTTGCCGGGCTTGATGTCGCGATGCACGATGTCGGCGTCGTGCGCCGCCTCGAGCGCGCCGAGC includes:
- a CDS encoding protein kinase, with translation PPAEHEIACRRTLREARAIAGLSHPNVVTLYDVLDSDDRPWIVMELLRARSLGEVLAQDGPLPVARVATIGLAVLGALEAAHDADIVHRDIKPGNILLLDDGRVKLTDFGIARAVGDDTITGTGLLVGSPSYIAPEIIKGQEAGAPADLWGLGATLYASVEGRAPFSGGDAMETLAKVVQDPPTPYVRAGALIPALDAMLEKDPLKRAKPVEARRALLDVLRGGNDTEAPPAGPRAVSSPSLGRTPAPGPEPAPAPPAPSGPALADLLVPVYRQGEPRDGAPGNGGGTSAAPAAAAARDAGRNGAAAGVPAGAAAAAGAGAVALRRSGEAAEDSVEAPSTPAVQPAAAEQAGPTAPAPAAPAAPAASAPAAPDAGPRDARTRDAGRPDPVLPDSGRADSVLPDSVLPDSVLPDSVLPDSGRADEADEVPEELAPVELGPVEMPPAEESVASTPVAEQGREALADDADLLDPDVADPDLVEDDFDGDTRTDLGLPPEPSAAATAPPPASVSPANASTSRAGGPAEAAASRAAGSRAGGPPADAPLIGRAVAPVDDGQHAGDIADEPVTGPRPDIDSEPTVTIPVPTRRPPAAPRPPAYGAYGSGTTAESELPTQMIAPLPFGRPQGTSAEQQPARAFRAHTPASPLDFQGERPRADRRKRSLAALLIVIALIAVVVVGGALLLTSMRGGGGGDDQAGNPTTSASLGPATIPSGYTQYAGSGFSVAVPTGWPSQAQRNGVVDIKEQNSTRFLRLITVDNTASAFSQLGAAEKQFAANPSYQQYQRVKLARVDYRGLDAADWEFTFTLDGVPRHVLYRGIVSGDRTYGLYLSTPAANWDKSKDVFQVAADTFRTS